The Salvia miltiorrhiza cultivar Shanhuang (shh) chromosome 2, IMPLAD_Smil_shh, whole genome shotgun sequence DNA window ACTCCTATGCCCAAACCAAGTACCGTGCGGGATATATCCAATTGTGTTCAAAGGCACAGCAGCGAGACAAGAGAAAATTTTGGCATTCCAGGGCACATCGAAAAAAGTTGGTGTTCACGGGCACAGTCGCAAATCAGAGGTCGAACAGAAACTAAGAAGAATTGTGATGCTAACTTTGAGGCACAACCTGGCGTGCAAGGGCACAGCGCGCACCTATCAACATAAGGAAAGAATGAGGCGGATATCCACTTACCATGTATAGGAGGATCTGAATTAATTTACTTGCCAAAGTTATGGGATGCATATCTGATTTTGGCTAAGCATATATGGAAAGAAATCTCAGCAACTTGGCTGCGCccagaaaccctagctgccATGCCCAGAAACCTAGCTGCTGCCTGCTACGCCCAGAAGCCCTAATCTACATGGACTTGGCCCAATGCCCACTCATTTCTCTATATAAATAAGTACTTTCCTGCAGCCACAGAAGAGCTGGATACGAATTTTAACACATAATTTCCAGCCATTCTTGACTTTAGATTAGTTTGTTTTGTATTTCTATTTTCAATGAGAGTCTAGTCAAGGAAGAAACAAGCCCTTTGGGcacctttttattttatatattgtttttatttgctttgggTAAAGTTGGTGTTGCGCAAAGattgcttttatttttgaacTTCTCTTTCAATTCAAGTATGTTTATTTCGTTTatgtattttgtgttattttatttaattatgtctaAGTAATTGTTTTACTTGGTTTGAGGCTAAAAATTGAGTTAAGTATGAGCAAGTGAAATCGTGAGGTCTAATGTGGGCACAAGATTTGTGCAATCACGTTCCTGAAGCAATTGGCCTGATTCCAACACAACTTGGACAAACTCGGCACTTTATCTGGCCGGTACTGTTCTGGATACGGCCAAGTTACAAGCAGTATGTGGGTTAGGAGAAATCCGACTCCACGAAGTGCGACAATTGTGGGCGAGTGGTAGTATGTCTTCAGATATGCCTGATAATCATTTGGGTCTGACAAACTTCCTATGGGCAACCACATGAAGGGCGCGGATGAGGGCGGGGTAGGCTGCGCACGTGACAAGTGACAAGGGGGCCCAGCTTATTGACATCTGCCCATAACCAATGACGTGAAGTCACAATGACAATCCTTGAACCTATGAGCGATGACTGTGCCCAGACTTGACGAGACTATGCCCAAACCATGttccttttattttttgatctttcttatgatttatttcagGTTCGTTGTTTCCAGTGCTCTGATCAAGGCACAACCCCGAGTGTGTGATCGATATCGTGACTGTGACAAGAGAGAAAAATACACCAACTCCTCGTGGGATCGACCTTATACTTACCGCTAGCGGAACCCAGTTGTGGGCATAGGAAAACTGTAAATTTATTTGCACGGAGAGTTCCGCCGCACAACGACAAGGCAAAGGAATCACCTCCGTCACCAAGGAGCATTTATAAGTTGCATTATGTATTTAAACGTGGACTCGTGACTAGATACATAGTcccctcttcttcttcaattgGAGATTCTTCAAAATATTTTCCCCATCATTTGTTTCTCGACTTTCATCAAAGTTGTTAAGGTCTTGCATCGACAATTCTTCAATTCCATTTGCAATCATGCTTGACTCAATATCATGAGCTCTAGCAGCCAATTCCTCGAAAAATTTGTGTTGAACTCGTTTCACGATATATCGAAGACTTCAATCATATCTTGGATGCACATTTCAATTGCTGAAGTTTCTAACACTTGATATTCACAATTTAGATTTAAGTTCCTCCAACGATTAATGTAGTCGATGACAAGCTTTTCTTTTCATTAACTTAACTTTGTAAGCTCACTATACTTAGGGTGTTGTAGAAGTAATTGGGGAAATTTTTTAAATTGCCCCCAACTATCAATTGAATTCGCCTCCAATTCAGCATTACCAATTAAATGCATTATCTTTCAAGGAATGAACAAATTGGTTCACCAAGTAATCTCCATAAGTTTCACCATAATTGCATGTATTCACAAAGTGAGCCACATGCTGCTTTTGATTGCCTTTGCCATCAAATTGTTGAAACTTTAGAGGTTGGTAGCCCACTAgctatgtagtgacccgctcttttatgtatattaaatccagtatttcgtgttattattttttcatcagtgaatgaaaccggttattatcctgatatgaattcagcttatgatcctgaatttatattgttaaagcagtcaatgctattatttcagaattataactgacttagcaaagtcacgttaattaattaagcgagatgagactatcgattctattatttataattacttaagtcgtggattatttccggcttgtgaggagaattaaatctacggatttaatttagatttattttacagtCCATCGATGCTAGCAAGCAAGAAATCAAATATCGtgcgagtatatatatatatatatatacgctacattagtaagaattcaagattagtATTTCATTAAGCGCGTTACTGTACTACAAGTTTATAATTCCCAAGAGGCAAGAGCTTTACTTCAGCCATATCCCACATTACTACACATCAAATGCAACACCATTCCTTGTTTAATACCATCAGCCGACAAGGAATCAATAAAGGAAAATCATTAAAGCAATAAAGGAAAATCATTAAAGTTAGTGGAAAGAAATAAGTGTGCTGCCACCATCCTTTGCTCCCCACCTCTTCAACCACCAAAAGCCATGCTTTCCTCCCTTTACAGCCACCAACTTCACTCCTTATTATATCACCCACCAAATCCTTCTCTCTTTACGCATCAACAGCTTGAGGAAGTTGTCATAATTGCTGCAAGATTCGAGAGGTAAGATTGACCTGATCCTCTCCAGTTTCTTCCTAAGTTCCTCCTGCATTGTTAAGCAAACAAAATACACAATTTGTTTTCAGCTATCTTCTCATTGAACTCAACATCACCGCAGCCAACCAAAAgcacaaacattcaaggtaatcATGCTATCCtaatattcaattcagttcACATCCATATCTTACATATCACAGTTCATCTGCATCAAATAGGGAAGATATGTCGTACAGTAGAGAGATCATAAGTTTCACAATCTGATGCACTCTAGAATAGCAAGTTATAagcatcttgaacttagtaaaCACCCAACTATGCGATCATGAACAAGTGACAGATTACATAGGAGTAAACGAGCATAATTTGAGATGTAAGCAATACAAGAAGATTTCACCTTGCCTTGTCCGATTGAGAATCGATTAAATGGATTGAGAGGGTAGtggactgtcggagctctgcgactcacggcgacggcggctccgggagaggCGGCTACCGGGCTCTTGCTGTCAACAGCAGCGGccgacggcggcgctcctccaacGAGCCACTGACCACCGAATGAGCTGCAGCAgctccaggccgcgactccggcgaaacagcagcGGTAGTTGGCGGCGACTTCGGACGAGCTAACGGCGGCGGCGTTCCTCCAGCAGGCGTTTTGACCACCGATCTCAGACAGCAGCGGCAACAGCAACACCTGTCGGCGGAAATCGGGTGACAGCGGCGGCAGCATCGTGAATGGGGCAACGGCGCTGAATCGCCGGTCTTCCACTGACGGTGAGAAAGCGGCAGAACCATGGCGGCAGCGCCTCGCCGTTGCCAGCAGAGGGAGATGGAGAGGCAGCTAGCGGTTGTGTCACCGCCGGAGGAAACGATGGAGGTGGTGACGTCGTGCTGGCCGGATTTGGTGGGCTGGGGACGAGTTCTCTACGAGAACCAAGAAAAAGATAGAGAAAGATCTGAAattgagaaaaagaagagaGGCGTGTAGAttaaaagatagagagagagaaccgagatgtTGGGGGGAAAGAATTTGGGCTTCTCCCCTTATTTGTGaaaattgggcctaatttaattatttccttgggctttagtttaatgggcttattatttaattgagttgggccgaaaatttgggcctttattttttctttgggcctctgattttatttatatgggccgattttatttactgattgggcctctgaatttatttattttactcagatgggcttttattacattatttcattgggccgaatttatttaaattgaagcccatctattttattttaattgggctgttatattatctacGTTGGGCCtcctttgatttatttaattgagcccagctaatcaaataattatttattgggccaagatttatttaattacttgagccgatgaattatttcaattgggcctctcatgttaattattcaagcccacttttacttaattattaggttgccttatgttgagccttttaattacttaatcttataacattacttatttctatttattaagccgattaattatgaggttataaagcgaataagctgaagtatttatttattttctattgactacgaggagcggggtttatttaattgacggattagaacaccccgaagagaacggattaatttttgttaattatccggcttcatgagacgagacttagcttttgtttaaatccgatagcctggattaacaatagaaattccctgattattatctcagaataatagttcatgcatacgagattcatgcatagtttaattacgcattctcatttaattgagaattttccctcgatttaaagtcttacgttattttctcggattaaaggtcgagcgcaagaataagagctcgtcaaggagtcactaatctgtagcaaagctttgctatcaggtgggttactttcatatatatcaaatgagtttaatgttatgtttgaacagttatttcattgcaaaatctttgaactgaaaattatttcaactgttgtcttgccataaatgtttcaatgtttggtatgatatctatctgatgtggctttgccagttattatgaaatcgaattcgggtcctgagcagttgatagctatcctgccagggctagtgtacaccagtgaccgtgagtcatctagcgggttggccggtcaagtctccgtgagaggtggccacctctccggcacacagttccagatatgatagattacaagagaacttagtctgcagacgaactttaagaatcacaaatgaatttagtaagcttgggcctttttagcgaaaaactcccttgctgtactgtttatgatggcatgacaatttacaactttacgaagcatgttatatttcatagtaggcatatgtgcccactgagtacttttgtactcagccctgcatatatttctaaatgtgcaggttgagcagctgccgatggtgatgaagtgacgagcgggactcttttgtcttattatgtattaatgaactctagcgttacatgtcttcatacatgtaatcagaaccttattccgctgcgtactcagaagttttatgttattttggataagtcggagttatccgaacttactagttatttgagtctatacgactaaaactccgttatattataaatatccctgttgttaacaatgatactgcgatcctttcttgtttgattattccctttctaccccgcttctaatctccctccattagtcacggtttccccggcttaattatccttaattatgtccggtcgtgacagagtggtatcagagcagttcatttgctctgaaccctagagttagcccatttttctagtatgatcactagtatatatgagttagtcaaccaaagctcatcacttcatcacatcgtcatgctcagcaagaaagaaggtggtaatgattttaaaacattgagaagttcacattctatatgaatgtactgatgcttacattcaagttttatgctttattgattgattagatatctcaatgaacttagatgcgttaagaatgcatgatcactgttacgagaagaacaatagaagctagaaactcagttatatttcactatagccatggtaatagctaagaaagaggaagagaatccaatgaaagcagtgcaagcggagtgccacgcacgaatcactgatgcaggcatagttcttcattcaggttgttcacgcgagacgaagcacctaatcgactattgccttattcgatgatagtttaagtatgatattacttatagcgatgagtgcgacttatgtaatcagttagctaatccctaataagctgagactcgcttctagcctcgattatcactagctatggcttgaggataaccttcatgattcatgtatgaacttcagagttagacttacgaggggtcaaaatgctttgtatataatgttataatattacgattaaagctatcagcttatagtttcagatattcggaaccattctacttacagtaccaGGGCTAGAACAAAACATGGTCTCACCACCCATACAACCAGAacatagaatagaagaactattcTTATGAcatagtcctcattgatactaatttcccatgaATATATAGTGACCTTATTGGTCTTTCGCGGCAAGTCGTTCCGCTATGTTctatttatatgttcgcttaagttttagcaggagcagaactcgatgagttaaggagtaactataaaaatgatagtatgtccttattgcgttttaatgcgctgacaacttgtgttttgactcATTAGAATGCCACCAAAACGAGGGCGTCCGAGAGGAGGGGGAAGGATTCCCCGGAATGATGAGAGAGGCCCAGAAGCAAGACTAGAACCTGAAATAGtacaaccacctgttcagccagaacgacggattgaagaattattcttacgacagaacccacctaccttcaacgggacaggagacccggcagaagctgaaacttgggttcgcgctattgaacgcattttcaacttcctgcgttgcaccgaccaagaacgtctgacttgtatgtcctttcagttgactgggtcagctgatttctggtgggaagcaatgatgaaaacgatgacagcagagcagttagaaaacctgacttgggaacaattcaaagccggtatatatgacaagtatatacccaagagctaccgcaagaaaaaggaggctgaattttacaatctaaaacaagggaagatgtcggtaactcaatacgacaggatgttctgcgatatgtctagatatgcgccggaacaagttgacacagatgagaagatggctgaaaagttttgtgccggactgaggcacgagattaggatggctttggcaagccacggaggattgtcttacactgagtcgctcagccgagcgttagacattgaggcagccatgcctggagaaagacttgcaattgtacctgcgccagcacctccacaggatcaaaatcataatcagaattttaacgaaaaaaggagatgggacaacagtaaaccgaaccaaggcgagaagaggccatggcagggacgggtcttccagtcacagggctatggaggctagagtgcaccgaaacagatgggaaataaccaacagagagccccacattgccccaaatgtaacaaaagtcatgtgggaatctgtaaggccggcagtgatagttgctatatctgcaaccagaaggggcactatgcaaaccggtgcccgaataagcaacacgggaCGGGTTCAAGGCCGAACctacctatccaggctccgcatctgcgagcaatccaagctctgtCCCAACCATACCCagggcagcaaccacagtatcagcagccacagcagcaccaacagctaccgtaccaaccacaacctcaacaaccgtatcagcaacaggctcgccaacaacagaaacaacatgaagagcctcgtcatgctagagcttatgctatgaggcagaagcagcccgagaacaaccagggaaacctggcaggtatgggcatgctactcaatactcctgttgtacttctatttgatacgggcgcatcgcatactttcatttcaagtacatgtgtcgacaccttaaaacttaaaatggaaagagctgatcaggagttgagtatatcatcacctataggagggatgacgacagtagatcatgtgtgcttgaacctagaactgaacatagggtcacttaAGATTGTAATGAACAGctcgtatgttataccgatgggagatgtggacataatcctaggaatggactggctagccgagaactatgccaccatcctttgtaacgaaagacggatatcattctgatccccaggaagggagccgtcacatttccacggaattagtatgggaagaagaaagatgatcatctccgccctccaagcaacgaaaatgatgaataagggatacccagcttacctcgtatacttgcacggagaactgggaactgaaaggagcatagaagatgtagcaattgtacgggacttttcagatgtatttccagagattctgccagggccaccaccggacagaccaattgagtttaccattgatttggagcccggggcagctcccatttcgaaggcactataccgaatggctcctaaagagttggaagaactcaagatacaactgcaagaacttttggatcttggattcattaggccaagtgtatcaccttggggtgcacccgtacttttcgtgaagaaaaaggatggcacattgcgaatgtgcatagactatagagaactgaacaaagtgacactcaagaacaaatatcctttaccaaggatagatgacctcttcgaccagctcaagggagcaagcgtgttctcgaagattgatttgcggtctggttatcaccagctgaagattcgaccagaagacgtacctaagacggcgtttcgaactaggtatggccactacgaatttgtagttgtgccattcgggctaaccaacgCGCCAGCCGtcttcatggacctcatgaatcgagtgttccatccgtacttagacaaatttgtcttggtattcatagatgacatcctgatctactcgaagaacgagaaagaccatgaggaacatctgagaattgtcctagaaacgttgaggacggagcgcctttatgccaaattcagcaagtgcgagttttggctcagagAAGTCACATTTTTAGGCCATATTGTGTcgtcagaagggattaaagtggaccctgagaaagtgcaagcagtgcgtgAATGGAGACcacctactaaccctaatgagataagaagtttcttaggattggcaggttactaccGGAGGTTCATAGAGGGATTTTCCAAAAtcgcaaggccaatgacgcaactactcaggaagggggtaaaattttcttggacagatgagtgcgagaagagcttccaagaactcaaggaaaagttaactacggcaccagtgttagccgttccaacagctgacaaggaatacgtgatctacacagacgtgtccaaaaatggacttggttgcgtgctgatgcaagaaggaagagtgatagcatatgcgtcgcgacagcttagaccacatgaactgaactatccgacccatgatctaGAATTGGCTGCAGTGGTACACacactgaagatttggagacatcacctatatggagttaggtgcgagatatttacggaccacaaaagcctgaaatacgttttcgagcaaaaggaccttaatatgagacaaaggagatggctcgaactagtgaaggattatgattgcggtattaactaccacccgtgtaaggccaatgtagtagctgatgcattgagccgtaaaactcaatctaggttgggatgtctcgtcacccaaaagaatgagctcatcaaagagtttggaaaaatgagcatagaagtggttaaaccaccagggacgatagcaagcgttgttgcaacaatacctagcttgagaaagatgattgtagaagcacaaagaaaagacgagaaaatggagaaactacgggaagcagtaaggaaaggaggagtcaagaattatcaagaagcagcagataatgctatcctctttgagggaagaatatgcattccccacgatgatgagcttaaggatcaaatcatgagtgaggctcacgataccccttatactgcccacccagggagtactaagatgtatcaggatctaaagaaacacttttggtgggaaggcatgaagagagacatagcgtcatttgtggagaaatgcctggcatgccaacaggtgaaggccttacaccaaaggccatatggaaaactacaaccgttggaaatcccagaatggaagtgggagcacatagcaatggattttgtgaccagtttgcccaaaacaaagaaaggaaacactgccatttgggtaatagtggatcgacttacaaaatgtgctcattttataccaataccgatcacacatgggtCAGACAAGTTAGCtaagttgtatgttcgagagattgtacgcttacacggtgtacccgtgtcaatcacttcagaccgagactcaaaattcacatctagattttggacaagcttacagaaagagttaggcACGAAGtcaaatttcagcaccgcctttcacccgcagacagatgggcagtctgaaaggacaattcagaccctcgaagatatgttgagaacagtggtgttagacaggggtggaagttgggaagcagtgctgccgttgattgaatttgcctataataacagttaccaggcgactatcgatatggcaccatatgaggcattatatggaagaaaatgtagatcaccgctttattgggatgaagtgggtgagagaaaagttttaggaccagacatggtcaatgagatggttgagatagtccgccaaatcagagggcgaataaaggaggcgcaagatagacagaaatcttacgctgatgcacgccgaaccgaattacagtttgaaataggagacaaggtcttcctaaaggtatctcctaccaaggggataactaggtttggtgtcaagggaaaacttaggccccgattcgtaggaccttatgagattttggagagaataggcccagtagcctataggttggcgttaccgccaagctttggaaacgttcacaatgttttccacgtatcacaactcagaaaatacgtttttgatccaaagcacataatccaccaagaagagatgatcctttgcccagacttgagctacgAAGAAAGACCTGAAGCCATTCTAGACCGAAAAGTGCAACAACTCAgaaataaggcaatcacatcagtgaaagtcttatggagacatcacggacaagaagaagccacgtgggaactagaagacaagatgaaggagaaataccccgaactgttttagcagagatatgcaaatttcgggacgaaatttttgttaagaggggtagtatgtagtgacccgctcttttatgtatattaaatccagtatttcgtgttattattttttcatcagtgaatgaaaccggttattatcctgatatgaattcagcttatgatcctgaatttatattgttaaagcagtcaatgctattatttcagaattataactgacttagcaaagtcacgttaattaattaagcgagatgagactatcgattctattatttataattacttaagtcgtggattatttccggcttgtgaggagaattaaatctacggatttaatttagatttattttacagtCCATCGATGCTAGCAAGCAAGAAATCAAATATCGtgcgagtatatatatatatatatacgctacattagtaagaattcaagattagtATTTCATTAAGCGCGTTACTGTACTACAAGTTTATAATTCCCAAGAGGCAAGAGCTTTACTTCAGCCATATCCCACATTACTACACATCAAATGCAACACCATTCCTTGTTTAATACCATCAGCCGACAAGGAATCAATAAAGGAAAATCATTAAAGCAATAAAGGAAAATCATTAAAGTTAGTGGAAAGAAATAAGTGTGCTGCCACCATCCTTTGCTCCCCACCTCTTCAACCACCAAAAGCCATGCTTTCCTCCCTTTACAGCCACCAACTTCACTCCTTATTATATCACCCACCAAATCCTTCTGTCTTTACGCATCAACAGCTTGAGGAAGTTGTCTAAATTGCTGCAAGATTCGAGAGGTAAGATTGACCTGATCCTCTCCAGTTTCTTCCTAAGTTCCTCCTGCATTGTTAAGCAAACAAAATACACAATTTGTTTTCAGCTATCTTCTCATTGAACTCAACATCACCGCAGCCAACCAAAAgcacaaacattcaaggtaatcATGCTATCCtaatattcaattcagttcACATCCATATCTTACATATCACAGTTCATCTGCATCAAATAGGGAAGATATGTCGTACAGTAGAGAGATCATAAGTTTCACAATCTGATGCACTCTAGAATAGCAAGTTATAagcatcttgaacttagtaaaCACCCAACTATGCGATCATGAACAAGTGACAGATTACATAGGAGTAAACGAGCATAATTTGAGATGTAAGCAATACAAGAAGATTTCACCTTCCCTTGTCCGATTGAGAATCGATTAAATGGATTGAGAGGGTAGtggactgtcggagctctgcgactcacggcgacggcggctccgggagaggcggctgccgggctcttgctgtcaacagcagcggccgacggcggcgctcctccaacGAGCCACTGACCACCGAACGAGCTGCAGCAgctccaggccgcgactccggcgaaacagcagcGGTAGTTGGCGGCGACTTCGGACGAGCTAACGGCGGCGGCGTTCCTCCAGCAGGCGTTTT harbors:
- the LOC131012325 gene encoding uncharacterized protein LOC131012325 yields the protein MLPPLSPDFRRQVLLLPLLSEIGGQNACWRNAAAVSSSEVAANYRCCFAGVAAWSCCSSFGGQWLVGGAPPSAAAVDSKSPVAASPGAAVAVSRRAPTVHYPLNPFNRFSIGQGKEELRKKLERIRSILPLESCSNYDNFLKLLMRKERRIWWVI